Proteins encoded by one window of Betaproteobacteria bacterium:
- a CDS encoding AAA family ATPase, which translates to MKYRLVLDLPVSNKLEEILSEGEQRAIAVGAFLAELRLASHGGGIVFDDPVSSLDHWRRRQVARRLVEEAKGRQVIILTHDTTFLGELRDAIEQLAVDHQMHHLEWMGNRPGFVFAGLPWAHKSYNERIDRLEKARSELERRWSAYPGEAEAGDMRHQYSFLRATIERVVQDLVLNGVVQRYRDWIRVDNLDEVVGFDAGEQKEIARLFKRCCDVVDAHDPASAKNAPVPNPTDLGSDLQSLKGLIAAIKARRAKGRQRRERAWCQVRRNLCAQWRKLVMQRCWCQVLQSRICRSVPIFAGGARQMKCGRGLTESWSRSWAPRPTPACGPLMELHAPDGPASQRLPRVRLPEPD; encoded by the coding sequence ATGAAGTACCGGCTGGTACTTGACTTGCCTGTAAGCAACAAGCTGGAGGAGATCCTTAGCGAAGGGGAGCAGAGGGCGATCGCTGTCGGTGCCTTTCTTGCCGAGCTTCGCCTCGCCAGTCATGGTGGCGGAATCGTGTTCGACGATCCGGTCTCCTCATTGGATCACTGGCGCCGGCGGCAGGTGGCGCGTCGACTTGTCGAGGAGGCCAAAGGCAGGCAGGTGATCATACTGACGCATGACACGACGTTTCTCGGCGAACTCAGAGATGCGATTGAGCAGCTTGCTGTCGATCATCAGATGCACCATTTGGAGTGGATGGGCAACCGGCCGGGATTCGTCTTTGCAGGATTGCCATGGGCGCACAAGAGCTACAACGAACGAATCGATCGCCTGGAGAAGGCACGGAGCGAGCTTGAGAGAAGGTGGTCGGCGTATCCCGGCGAGGCCGAGGCGGGCGACATGAGGCACCAGTACAGCTTTCTTCGCGCGACTATCGAGCGTGTAGTTCAGGACTTGGTTCTTAATGGCGTCGTCCAGCGTTACCGGGACTGGATTCGTGTCGACAATCTTGACGAGGTAGTTGGCTTTGATGCGGGTGAGCAGAAAGAAATTGCGCGCCTCTTCAAGCGGTGCTGTGATGTCGTCGACGCGCATGATCCCGCCTCGGCCAAGAACGCGCCGGTGCCGAACCCGACGGATCTTGGATCGGACCTTCAGAGTCTCAAGGGGCTGATCGCGGCGATAAAGGCGCGACGAGCGAAGGGAAGGCAGCGCCGAGAGCGGGCGTGGTGCCAAGTACGCCGTAACCTGTGCGCCCAGTGGCGCAAGCTCGTGATGCAACGTTGTTGGTGTCAGGTCTTGCAGTCACGGATCTGCCGATCTGTCCCGATTTTCGCAGGTGGCGCGAGGCAGATGAAGTGTGGTCGTGGTTTGACAGAATCATGGTCTCGATCGTGGGCGCCAAGGCCAACACCGGCGTGTGGTCCGCTGATGGAACTCCACGCGCCCGACGGGCCGGCGAGTCAGCGGCTGCCGCGAGTGCGTCTTCCCGAGCCCGACTAA
- a CDS encoding dihydrodipicolinate synthase family protein has translation MRRFPHFVPAGVIPATLLALNEDLSIDERQTRRHLRDCALVEGVSAVTVNGHASEVHACTFDEQRRILAMSLEEVGDRVPLINGVYADGSVEAARIAAMADKEGASALLVFPPNSMSMGGQLRPEMALAHFRRIADATDLPIIAFWAPGSGLAFTHGH, from the coding sequence ATGCGCCGCTTCCCCCATTTCGTTCCCGCCGGTGTCATCCCGGCCACGCTGCTCGCCCTGAACGAAGACCTGAGCATCGACGAACGCCAGACACGCCGTCACCTGCGTGACTGCGCGCTGGTCGAGGGCGTGAGTGCGGTGACGGTCAACGGACATGCCTCGGAAGTTCACGCCTGTACCTTCGATGAGCAGCGGCGCATCCTGGCCATGTCGCTGGAGGAAGTGGGGGACCGGGTTCCGCTGATCAACGGCGTGTACGCCGACGGCAGCGTGGAGGCCGCGCGGATCGCAGCGATGGCGGACAAGGAAGGCGCCTCGGCGCTGCTGGTGTTCCCCCCCAACAGCATGTCAATGGGCGGGCAGCTTCGGCCCGAGATGGCCCTCGCCCACTTCCGCCGCATCGCGGACGCCACGGATCTGCCGATCATCGCCTTCTGGGCGCCGGGGTCGGGTCTTGCATTCACGCATGGCCACTAG
- a CDS encoding Fic family protein → MARNASVLGHFDLGDQQGLLNAAVAHSWFVQIHPFVDGNGRVGRLLMNVILMRFGFPIAIIAKEDRLRYYDALEESQESDLSSFLTLLTECIHESLEEYSRAAEEQREKTEWLATLADKFTAREKIKAANEYEVWRSAMDLLKGYFKQTAAMLDEMAQIANVYFKDFGTLEFEKYLSLKAGESTKKTWFFRVDFRAGEKSARYLFFFGSPSFHLKRHCDVSLSVSREEGIGSFRFQRLEHITAPNVPTMVEIGYKPTEEKFVSRSRIGHLREDKLDVLGRQFFEEVIDMHFKN, encoded by the coding sequence TTGGCCAGGAATGCCAGTGTTCTTGGGCATTTCGATCTTGGCGACCAGCAAGGACTCCTAAACGCGGCAGTAGCACACTCGTGGTTTGTCCAGATCCATCCATTTGTCGACGGGAATGGGCGAGTCGGGCGTCTCTTAATGAACGTCATTCTTATGCGGTTCGGATTTCCCATAGCCATCATCGCAAAGGAAGATCGACTGCGCTATTACGACGCGCTTGAAGAATCTCAGGAATCCGATCTCTCCAGCTTTCTCACATTGCTGACGGAATGCATTCACGAAAGTCTTGAAGAATATTCACGTGCTGCAGAAGAGCAACGAGAGAAGACGGAATGGCTTGCGACGTTGGCGGACAAGTTCACTGCCCGTGAGAAGATTAAGGCCGCCAATGAGTATGAGGTTTGGCGAAGCGCGATGGATCTGCTCAAAGGGTACTTCAAACAAACGGCAGCTATGCTTGACGAGATGGCACAGATTGCCAACGTCTACTTCAAGGATTTTGGAACGCTTGAGTTTGAGAAGTACTTAAGCCTTAAGGCTGGAGAATCTACAAAGAAGACTTGGTTCTTCCGAGTGGATTTCCGGGCAGGTGAAAAATCTGCCCGATATCTCTTCTTCTTTGGTTCCCCCAGTTTTCACCTGAAACGGCACTGCGATGTCTCACTTTCTGTTTCGAGGGAGGAAGGAATTGGATCCTTTCGCTTCCAGAGACTTGAGCACATTACTGCACCGAATGTTCCAACGATGGTAGAAATCGGCTACAAACCCACGGAGGAGAAGTTTGTCTCTAGAAGCAGAATTGGCCATCTGCGGGAAGATAAGCTAGATGTATTGGGAAGGCAGTTCTTTGAAGAAGTCATTGATATGCACTTCAAGAATTGA
- a CDS encoding Fic family protein encodes MSITNPNAIEETFFSVGETRQIVEFGLTLTGRPLKDQAEAKNLSQALDFLEELAGNPLRPISEADVRQLHFLVLKGIDDANAGVYRSVQVEISGSKYKPPAPESLNSQMHQFGDWPGMPVFLGISILATSKDS; translated from the coding sequence ATATCTATCACAAATCCCAACGCCATCGAGGAAACGTTCTTTTCGGTCGGAGAAACCAGACAGATTGTTGAATTTGGCCTAACGCTCACCGGACGACCCCTCAAAGACCAGGCGGAAGCTAAGAACCTCTCTCAAGCCCTCGACTTCCTAGAGGAACTAGCCGGAAATCCATTAAGGCCGATCAGCGAGGCAGATGTTCGCCAACTCCACTTTCTCGTACTTAAGGGCATCGATGACGCGAACGCGGGCGTGTATCGCTCAGTTCAAGTGGAGATCTCAGGGTCCAAATACAAGCCCCCAGCACCGGAATCACTGAACTCTCAGATGCATCAGTTTGGCGATTGGCCAGGAATGCCAGTGTTCTTGGGCATTTCGATCTTGGCGACCAGCAAGGACTCCTAA
- a CDS encoding helix-turn-helix domain-containing protein: MIKKLSQKELAKLEATRDVWQEVLDGVKEIKRGGGRKVAVKPTSEVVRVRMKSGLSQAQFAAVLGVSKRTLEQWEQGRREPSGAAQTLLRIADKHPEVLLEVAA, encoded by the coding sequence ATGATTAAGAAACTCTCCCAGAAGGAATTGGCGAAGCTGGAAGCCACGCGTGATGTTTGGCAGGAAGTCCTCGACGGAGTCAAAGAGATAAAGAGAGGTGGGGGCCGAAAGGTGGCGGTGAAACCGACCTCGGAAGTGGTGCGTGTCCGAATGAAGAGCGGCCTGTCGCAAGCACAGTTTGCAGCGGTGCTAGGGGTATCGAAGAGAACCCTGGAGCAGTGGGAGCAGGGGCGCCGAGAACCCTCCGGCGCGGCACAAACGCTCTTGAGAATTGCGGACAAGCATCCTGAGGTATTGCTGGAAGTCGCCGCGTGA
- a CDS encoding transcriptional regulator gives MFTFFESAAFERYRPAYLDEDEFAEFRQFLILNPSAGAIVPGSGGVRKVRWSRSGMGKRGGLRVIYYVHRSPEEIWLLTLYAKANLDNVPGRILKQLLEAFRDD, from the coding sequence ATGTTCACTTTCTTCGAGTCCGCCGCTTTCGAACGCTATCGTCCCGCCTATCTGGATGAGGACGAGTTTGCCGAATTCCGGCAATTCTTGATTCTGAATCCGAGTGCAGGGGCTATTGTCCCGGGCTCTGGCGGTGTGCGGAAAGTACGGTGGTCGAGATCAGGTATGGGAAAGCGAGGTGGACTCCGTGTGATCTATTACGTGCATAGGTCGCCGGAGGAGATCTGGTTGCTGACTCTCTACGCCAAGGCGAATCTGGACAATGTTCCGGGCAGGATACTGAAACAGTTGTTGGAGGCGTTCCGCGATGATTAA
- a CDS encoding FAD-dependent monooxygenase, with amino-acid sequence MNIYLWPDGFHLFFPMRGENAWRVIGILPKALRNRDDVTFEDVVPSILGEAGAAIRFAQCHWFSVYRIHHRSAERFRAGRCFLLGDAAHIHSPAGGQGMNTGLQDAYNLAWKLAWVLNGQAGESLLDTYEQERMPMTQRLLRTTDRLFQLVVSEGPIASFIRTRVAARLMALAMRSRRLRRLAFRTISQVGIRYRRSVLSQNLGEHPDGAPRAGDRFPWMRLRLGAEGRSEDLFGRLNDSRFSVLAVGQPVPPGAKDGASGIDWIEVDAKEDNREKLAAAGIPVPSFYLLRPDGHVALAGRALTVDAVANWFREHGITLDEHGKARNLRAAETLSAQRLSAFGGRRAWRASTG; translated from the coding sequence TTGAACATCTACCTCTGGCCCGATGGCTTTCACCTGTTCTTTCCGATGCGGGGGGAGAACGCGTGGCGCGTGATCGGCATCCTGCCCAAGGCGCTGCGCAACCGCGACGACGTGACGTTCGAGGACGTCGTGCCGTCCATCCTGGGAGAGGCGGGCGCCGCGATCCGGTTCGCGCAGTGCCACTGGTTCTCCGTGTACCGCATCCACCACCGGAGTGCGGAGCGCTTCCGGGCGGGACGCTGCTTCCTGCTGGGCGACGCCGCCCACATCCACAGTCCCGCCGGCGGGCAGGGCATGAACACCGGCTTGCAGGACGCCTACAACCTCGCCTGGAAACTCGCTTGGGTCCTCAACGGCCAGGCGGGGGAATCGCTACTAGACACCTACGAGCAGGAACGCATGCCGATGACCCAGCGCCTGCTGCGCACGACCGACCGCCTGTTCCAGCTCGTCGTGTCCGAAGGCCCGATCGCGTCGTTCATCCGTACCCGCGTCGCCGCTCGCCTGATGGCCCTGGCGATGCGATCCAGGCGACTGCGTCGGCTCGCCTTCCGCACCATTTCGCAGGTGGGCATCCGCTATCGCCGCAGCGTGTTGTCGCAGAACCTCGGTGAGCATCCCGACGGCGCGCCGCGCGCTGGGGATCGCTTTCCGTGGATGCGGCTGCGTCTCGGTGCCGAGGGGCGGTCGGAGGATCTGTTCGGCAGGCTGAACGATTCACGGTTCAGCGTGCTGGCGGTCGGACAGCCGGTGCCGCCGGGGGCGAAGGACGGAGCAAGCGGCATCGACTGGATCGAGGTGGACGCGAAGGAAGACAACAGGGAGAAGCTCGCCGCCGCAGGCATTCCCGTGCCGTCCTTCTACCTGCTCCGGCCCGACGGCCACGTGGCGCTGGCCGGTCGCGCGCTCACGGTCGACGCTGTCGCAAACTGGTTCCGCGAACACGGCATCACGCTGGACGAGCACGGCAAGGCCCGGAACCTCCGTGCCGCCGAGACGCTTTCTGCACAGCGCCTGTCGGCCTTCGGCGGGAGGCGGGCGTGGCGGGCATCGACCGGCTGA
- a CDS encoding FAD-dependent oxidoreductase, which produces METDVLVVGAGPTGLMMANQLARFGVRVTIVDRHSGPAQQSRAMAVQARTLEIYRKLGVADQALALGQRGTAANLWARGRPTARVPLGDIGQDISAFPFVLMLGQDENERILGGHLRQGGVEIHWNTELTALEHAADHERATLRTPDGSTSTVRAAYVCGCDGAHSAVRRLNGIGFPARPTNRRSLSRTRSRKGRCGRAS; this is translated from the coding sequence ATGGAAACGGACGTACTCGTGGTGGGGGCCGGCCCGACCGGCCTCATGATGGCCAACCAGCTCGCCCGCTTCGGCGTGCGCGTGACGATCGTCGACCGGCACTCGGGGCCGGCCCAGCAATCGCGGGCCATGGCCGTGCAGGCACGCACGCTGGAGATCTATCGCAAGCTGGGCGTGGCGGACCAGGCCCTGGCGCTCGGGCAGCGTGGCACGGCCGCGAATCTGTGGGCACGCGGCCGTCCGACGGCGCGCGTTCCGCTCGGTGACATCGGCCAGGACATCAGCGCCTTTCCCTTCGTGCTCATGCTGGGCCAGGACGAGAACGAGCGCATTCTCGGCGGCCATCTGCGGCAAGGGGGCGTGGAGATCCACTGGAACACCGAACTGACCGCGCTGGAGCATGCCGCGGATCACGAACGGGCCACGCTCCGGACGCCGGACGGATCGACGAGCACGGTGCGGGCCGCCTACGTGTGCGGCTGCGACGGCGCCCACAGCGCGGTGCGCCGCCTGAACGGCATTGGATTCCCGGCGCGCCCTACGAACAGACGTTCTTTGTCGCGGACACGGTCGCGCAAGGGCCGATGCGGCCGGGCGAGTTGA
- a CDS encoding efflux RND transporter permease subunit: protein MSIRHPIPAILLFILLTFAGLVGFGKLGINQYPDVDIPVVTVTIRDPGAAPAELETDVTRAVENAVATVGDVAHIVSSVTDGVSVTTVEFVFGKDIDRAMNDVRDAVTRVRGELPGSIDEPVITRITTTGGPMMTYTVRGKNATPQQLSWFVDNEVSKTLLSVQGVGQVVRVGGVDREVRIRLALDRLTAYGITAAEVSRQLKSVNTNVPGGKATVGSMEQSIRTLGSAGSVEALRATQITLRDGRTLRLSDLGSVEDTMEDRTQDAFVDGERVVAFQVLRAIGSSSVDVARRVESAIESLSRDHPELEVRQFNSTVDFTKESYNASVEALVLGAILAVVVVYGFLRDWRATLIAGVAMPLSVIPTFIFMSWLGFTLNLITLLGLSLVVGTLVDDAIVEIENIVRHIGMGKSPFKAALEAADEIGLAVVATTLTIVAVFVPVSFMSSVPGQFFRQFGISVAIAVVISLLVARLLTPVMGAYLLKPLAHAQRPSRFAGRYEALVKWGLRRRGLALASGLGLLAASVALLPLLPTTFIPASDRSLSTLNFELPPGTPLEQTVQAAERARKLIAAQPEVVGILSSIGNGAQTDALGTSSNGEVRAGTLTVKLVPESKRTASQREFELRIAEELKTIPGLRVRFGAGNAGETLDIVLVSDNAAVLDRAAEAVEREMRSVPGVGNAAASSSVRRPEVTIRPALDRAADLGVTVADIADTVRVATLGDTSAQLPKFNLEERSIPVRTQLEDSARGNLDALKLLQVPGTHGHSVPLESVATLEMGSGAAQITRFDRRRSVSIKADVAGAPLGEVTEAVQKLPSMRNLPPEVKQKAYGDAERMNELFGEFAIAIVAGIVLVYCVLVLLFHDFAQPMTIMAALPLSLGGALGLLYLSGEALSLPAIIGILMLMGIVTKNSILLVEYALVAIERGVPRNEALLDACLKRARPILMTTVAMGAGMVPIALKIGADADFRAPMAIAVVGGLITSTVLSLFYVPVVFTVVDDAKARIAKLFGSGRSARTSGPALDVPRA, encoded by the coding sequence CTGTCGATCCGGCATCCCATCCCGGCCATCCTGCTGTTCATTCTGCTGACGTTCGCCGGCCTGGTGGGCTTCGGCAAGCTGGGCATCAACCAGTACCCCGACGTCGACATTCCCGTCGTGACCGTCACCATCCGCGATCCGGGCGCTGCGCCAGCCGAGCTGGAAACCGACGTCACGCGTGCCGTGGAGAACGCGGTGGCGACGGTGGGCGACGTGGCCCACATCGTCTCCTCGGTGACCGACGGCGTGTCGGTCACCACCGTGGAGTTCGTCTTCGGCAAGGACATCGACCGCGCGATGAACGACGTGCGCGACGCCGTGACCCGTGTGCGGGGCGAACTGCCCGGCAGCATCGACGAGCCGGTGATCACGCGGATCACCACCACCGGCGGGCCGATGATGACCTACACGGTGCGCGGCAAGAACGCCACGCCGCAGCAGCTTTCCTGGTTCGTCGACAACGAGGTCTCCAAGACGCTGCTGTCGGTGCAGGGGGTAGGGCAGGTGGTGCGTGTGGGGGGCGTCGACCGCGAAGTCCGCATCCGCCTCGCCCTGGACCGGCTGACCGCCTACGGCATCACGGCGGCCGAAGTCAGCCGCCAGCTGAAGTCCGTCAACACCAACGTGCCCGGCGGCAAGGCGACGGTCGGATCCATGGAGCAGAGCATTCGGACGCTCGGCTCGGCGGGCAGCGTGGAGGCGTTGCGTGCCACGCAGATCACCCTGCGTGACGGACGCACGTTGCGCCTTTCGGACCTGGGCTCGGTGGAAGACACCATGGAGGACCGCACGCAGGATGCCTTCGTCGACGGCGAGCGCGTCGTGGCCTTCCAGGTGCTGCGTGCCATCGGATCGTCGTCTGTGGATGTCGCGCGGCGCGTGGAATCGGCCATCGAGTCGTTGTCGCGCGACCATCCCGAACTGGAGGTGCGTCAGTTCAACTCCACCGTGGATTTCACCAAGGAGTCGTACAACGCCTCGGTGGAGGCGCTGGTGCTGGGCGCGATCCTGGCCGTGGTGGTGGTGTACGGCTTCCTGCGCGACTGGCGCGCCACGCTGATCGCGGGCGTGGCGATGCCGCTGTCGGTGATCCCCACCTTCATCTTCATGTCGTGGCTGGGCTTCACGCTCAACCTCATCACCCTGCTGGGGCTGTCGCTCGTCGTGGGCACCCTGGTCGACGACGCGATCGTGGAGATCGAGAACATCGTGCGGCACATCGGCATGGGCAAGTCGCCGTTCAAGGCCGCGCTGGAAGCGGCGGACGAGATCGGCCTGGCCGTGGTCGCCACCACGCTCACCATCGTGGCGGTCTTCGTGCCGGTGAGCTTCATGTCCAGCGTGCCGGGCCAGTTCTTCCGCCAGTTCGGCATCTCCGTCGCCATCGCGGTCGTCATCTCGCTGCTGGTGGCCCGCCTGCTCACGCCGGTGATGGGCGCCTATCTGCTGAAGCCGCTCGCTCACGCGCAACGCCCGTCGCGGTTCGCCGGCCGGTATGAAGCGCTGGTGAAGTGGGGGCTGCGCCGCCGTGGGCTGGCGCTGGCCTCGGGTCTGGGCCTGCTCGCCGCGTCCGTCGCGCTGCTGCCGCTGCTGCCCACCACGTTCATCCCGGCGTCCGACCGCAGCCTGTCCACCCTCAATTTCGAGCTGCCCCCGGGCACGCCGCTCGAACAGACCGTCCAGGCGGCCGAACGGGCCCGCAAGCTCATCGCCGCGCAGCCGGAGGTCGTGGGCATCCTGAGCTCGATCGGCAACGGCGCGCAGACCGATGCGCTGGGAACCAGCAGCAACGGCGAAGTCCGGGCCGGAACGCTCACCGTGAAGCTCGTGCCGGAATCGAAGCGGACCGCATCTCAGCGCGAGTTCGAGCTGCGCATCGCCGAGGAACTCAAGACCATTCCCGGGTTGCGCGTGCGCTTCGGCGCCGGCAATGCCGGCGAAACGCTGGACATCGTGCTCGTGAGCGACAACGCAGCGGTGCTGGACCGCGCGGCCGAGGCCGTCGAGCGCGAGATGCGCAGCGTGCCGGGCGTGGGCAACGCGGCGGCGAGTTCGTCGGTGCGCCGGCCCGAGGTGACGATCCGCCCCGCGCTGGACCGGGCGGCCGACCTGGGCGTGACGGTGGCGGACATCGCCGACACGGTGCGGGTGGCCACGCTGGGCGACACGTCCGCCCAGCTGCCGAAGTTCAACCTGGAGGAGCGCAGCATTCCGGTGAGAACCCAGCTCGAGGACTCCGCGCGCGGCAACCTCGATGCACTGAAGCTCCTGCAGGTGCCGGGCACCCACGGCCACAGCGTGCCCCTGGAATCTGTGGCGACGCTCGAGATGGGCAGCGGCGCCGCGCAGATCACGCGCTTCGACCGCAGGCGCAGCGTGAGCATCAAGGCGGACGTGGCCGGTGCCCCGCTGGGCGAAGTGACCGAAGCGGTCCAGAAGCTGCCGTCCATGCGCAACCTGCCGCCGGAGGTGAAGCAGAAGGCGTACGGCGACGCGGAGCGCATGAACGAGCTCTTCGGCGAGTTCGCCATCGCCATCGTGGCCGGCATCGTGCTCGTGTATTGCGTGCTCGTGCTGCTGTTCCACGACTTTGCGCAGCCCATGACCATCATGGCGGCGCTGCCCTTGTCGCTGGGCGGAGCGCTCGGTCTGCTGTACCTGAGCGGCGAGGCGCTCTCGCTGCCGGCCATCATCGGCATCCTGATGCTGATGGGCATCGTGACCAAGAACTCGATCCTGCTGGTGGAGTACGCGCTCGTGGCCATCGAGCGCGGCGTGCCGCGCAACGAAGCGCTGCTCGACGCGTGCCTCAAGCGCGCCCGGCCGATCCTGATGACCACCGTGGCCATGGGTGCGGGCATGGTGCCCATCGCGCTCAAGATCGGCGCCGACGCCGACTTCCGCGCGCCGATGGCCATCGCGGTGGTGGGCGGGCTGATCACCTCCACCGTGCTCTCGCTGTTCTACGTGCCCGTGGTCTTCACCGTCGTGGACGACGCCAAGGCGAGGATCGCGAAGCTGTTCGGGAGCGGGCGGTCAGCCCGCACCTCCGGACCGGCCCTCGACGTGCCGCGGGCATGA
- a CDS encoding efflux RND transporter periplasmic adaptor subunit: MNAQATSPGPVPRALRTRRRVLCALIGVALAGGTAVAVAVHRDASKGAPRSAPVASVTVQAVAPMLESFDRSIAATGTIAARDELLVGSDASGVRLVEVLVDVGTVVRKGDLLARADDAQLRAMLSQQEAQLRQALADQAQAQRDLTRARQLVEAGFYSIEAGQTKNTAALSADARVDFARAQLRELEVRIAQTRVLAPAAGVVSRRAATVGAVVQPGAELFRVIRDGELEWQAELPGHAIAAVEPGATVRIAVDDGRSIEGHVRLVAPTVDRGTRTGLVHVSLPPDAPFKAGEHARGEILQGSVEALSLPESSILVRDGYAFVYVLGDDDVAHSTRIATGARRTGRVEVTEGLTGGVRVVGTGAGFVKEGDLVRVADVVPQQVATQGDKP, from the coding sequence ATGAATGCCCAAGCAACTTCCCCCGGTCCGGTCCCCCGCGCGCTGCGCACGCGGCGCCGTGTGCTCTGTGCGCTGATCGGCGTCGCCCTGGCCGGCGGAACCGCTGTCGCCGTGGCGGTCCACCGGGATGCGTCCAAAGGCGCACCGCGGAGCGCCCCGGTGGCGAGCGTCACCGTGCAGGCGGTGGCACCGATGCTGGAATCCTTCGACCGGTCCATCGCCGCGACAGGAACCATTGCCGCCCGCGACGAATTGCTGGTCGGGTCCGATGCTTCCGGCGTGCGGCTGGTCGAAGTCCTGGTCGACGTGGGCACGGTCGTGCGCAAGGGCGACCTGCTGGCCCGGGCCGACGATGCCCAGTTGCGCGCCATGCTGAGCCAGCAGGAAGCGCAGCTTCGTCAGGCGCTGGCGGACCAGGCCCAGGCGCAGCGCGATCTGACCCGTGCGCGGCAACTGGTGGAAGCCGGGTTCTACAGCATCGAGGCCGGACAGACGAAGAACACGGCCGCGCTGTCCGCGGACGCCCGCGTGGACTTCGCCCGTGCGCAGCTTCGCGAACTGGAAGTGCGGATTGCGCAGACGCGCGTGCTGGCGCCTGCAGCCGGCGTGGTGAGCCGGCGCGCTGCGACGGTCGGTGCCGTCGTGCAGCCCGGCGCAGAACTGTTCCGTGTGATCCGCGATGGCGAACTGGAGTGGCAGGCGGAACTGCCCGGTCATGCCATCGCCGCAGTGGAGCCCGGGGCGACGGTACGCATCGCCGTCGATGACGGCCGTTCCATCGAAGGCCACGTGCGTCTCGTGGCCCCCACGGTGGACCGCGGCACCCGCACCGGTCTCGTGCACGTCTCGCTTCCGCCCGATGCGCCGTTCAAGGCGGGAGAGCATGCGCGCGGAGAGATCCTGCAAGGCAGCGTGGAAGCGCTGTCGCTGCCCGAATCGTCGATTCTCGTGCGGGACGGCTATGCCTTCGTCTACGTGCTGGGCGACGACGACGTGGCGCACAGCACGCGCATCGCCACGGGCGCCCGGCGCACCGGCCGTGTGGAAGTCACGGAAGGGCTGACCGGGGGCGTCCGCGTCGTCGGCACCGGCGCAGGTTTCGTCAAGGAAGGCGATCTCGTCCGAGTCGCGGACGTGGTGCCGCAACAGGTGGCCACGCAAGGAGACAAGCCATGA